In the Nicotiana tabacum cultivar K326 chromosome 16, ASM71507v2, whole genome shotgun sequence genome, one interval contains:
- the LOC142170497 gene encoding uncharacterized protein LOC142170497 has protein sequence MGLLQPVPPNRQNPESPSYQPGARCAYHSGVEGHDTESCWTLKRVVENLIEQKRIVLKDEDIPNVTNNPLPAHNNGPIIGIICEDKEFDPVLKAIIAIADIEKEPKTYAKQENVDKKSKNPPQNTEKVVETKIEVVPSKDAVLYVPRGSKKGKVTLSPPRRFELNKGSKMYVPKGTYAERGPIIPPRLNEPVIIGRAPQRPMTDPTTVPWNYNKAVVTYKGKEILGEVNETNPTEKYLNLEELNDSTKKRFPLKKSVSAEEAEEFFRKMKTADYEIIDQLRNSPAQVSLWSLLMNSTEHQKVLIKTLNEAYVPIETTVEQLERMAERFFMINKISFSKNDLPPEGAAHNKALHLTVKCEGYYVKRVMLDGGSGVDICPLSTLQRMEIETGRIRPNSVLDMDTSYNLLLGRPWIHTTEAIPSTLHQMVKFVHENQEIIVHGEDEHSIYRDPSVPCLEAKEGSEHIVYHVFEVVVAD, from the exons atgggtttgttacaACCCGTACCCCCAAATAGGCAAAACCCAGAGTCACCCTCTTACCAACCTGGTGCCCGATGTGCCTATCATTCTGGAGTGGAAGGACATGATACTGAGAGCTGTTGGACTttgaaaagggttgttgaaaaccTCATAGAACAAAAGCGAATAGTGTTAAAGGACGAAGacattcctaatgtgaccaacaatccGTTACCGGCTCACAACAATGGACCGATTATTGGGATAATCTgcgaagataaagagtttgatccTGTCTTGAAAGCCATCATTGCAATCGCCGACATTGAGAAAGAGCCCAAGACGTATGCAAAGCAAGAAAATGTGGATAAGAAGAGTAAAAACCCCCCTCAAAACACAGAAAAAGTAGTGGAAACAAAAATTGAGGTAGTACCCTCGAAAGATGCTGTCCTTTATGTCCCCCGAGGTTCGAAGAAAGGAAAAGTGACATTGAGCCCTCCAAGAAGGTTTGAGCTGAACAAAGGATCTAAAATGTATGTGCCCAAAGGGACCTATGCGGAACGGGGGCCAATAATtccaccaaggctgaatgagcccgtgatTATTGGACGCGCGCCGCAGAGGCCCATGACGGATCCTACTACCGTCCCATGGAATTATAACAAGgcggtagtaacctacaaaggaaaagaaatcctggGAGAAGTGAATGAAACTAACCCAACTGAGAAATACCTCAACCTGGAGGAGTTGAATGATTCTACAAAGAAGCGTTTCCCACTCAAGAAATCGGTTAGCGCCgaggaagcggaagagtttttcaGGAAAATGAAAACTGCGGATTACGAGATAATTGATCAACTCCGAAACTCTCCCGCTCAGGTCTCGTTGTGGTCTCTATTGATGAATTCAACTGAGCATCAAAAAGTGTTGATCAAGACCCTCAACGAAGCTTACGTCCCAATTGAAACTACCGTGGAACAGCTAGAGAGGATGGCAGAAAGATTCTTCATGATCAATAAAatttccttcagcaaaaatgatcTGCCCCCAGAAGGGGCCGCTCACAACAAGGCCCTCCACCTAACAGTTAAATGTGAAGGGTACTATGTGAAGAGGGTCATGCTGGATGGCGGGTCCGGAGTAGATATCTGTCCCCTTTCGACtctgcaaagaatggagatcgaGACAGGGAGAATCAGGCCCAACAGC gtccTAGATATGGATACTTCTTACAATTTGCTTCTAGGAAGGCCCTGGATTCATACGACGGAAGCCataccttctactctccaccagatggtaaaATTTGTACATGAAAATCAAGAGATTATAGTCCACGGAGAGGATGAGCATTCAATTTATCGAGACCCGTCGGTTCCATGCCTCGAAGCTAAGGAGGGTAGTGAACACATAGTCTATCATGTTTTCGAAGTTGTGGTCGCAGACTAA